In Streptomyces sp. NBC_00878, a single window of DNA contains:
- a CDS encoding type I polyketide synthase, producing the protein MNDLTDQADRDQLSRDQLGRDQLGRDQLRERQLPSPVAIVGMAVLLPGAADLDAYWRNLLAGTDAITDVPDGRWDADYYRPDSASGPAVADQVYCRRGGFVDELADVEVTRFGIMPNSVPGTEPDQLIALNVAAAALADAGGEDRLPDRHRIGVVLGRGGYLTPGLVRLDQRVRTAGQLVRTLGELLPDLDAGQLDRVRAAFTERLGPDSPESAIGLVPNLAASRVANRLDLRGPAYTVDAACASSLVAVDQAVRELASGRCDLMLAGGVHHCHDITLWSVFSQLRALSPSQRIRPFHRGADGILIGEGTGVVALKRLADAERDGDRIYAVIRGTGVASDGRAAGLVNPDPGGQAHAVRQAWHAAGLDPAQPGSIGLLEAHGTATPAGDAAELATLAEVFGPGTDGDPAVIGSVKSMIGHTMPAAGVAGLVKAALAVHHGMLLPTLHCDDPHPALAATRFRPLETATPWETGPGRPVRRAAVNAFGFGGINAHVVLEQAPGIPATQYATTASPPLPVPESPSLPVPVPESPSLPVPEPAPPALSGTAATASVVESEQVLLLAADSPEDLAALLEADDSALLAAGLDTGRTHPDAGRARLGIVAPTAKRLALARRAVAKGRAWHGRSDLWFTPTPLLGGGGGDENTSGKLAFVFPGLEGDFEPHVDDVAAHFGLPRVPGPTPNAEKERVSDVGRHGFGVVGVGRLLDGALRRMGVVPDAVAGHSVGEWTAMAAAGMYDGAEVSDFMASFDPDALTVPGLSFAALGAPAGRVLEALDDGWTDAGIVLSHDNAPNQSMVCGPRDAVEEFVRSFRARGVLSQVLPFRSGFHTPMLKPYLAPIEEAANQFRLYPPTVPLWSGTSAAPFPVGEAAVRELFVRHLLEPVRFQQLIEAMYAAGHRAFVQVGTGQLGSLIGDTLNGRDHLVVAANSPHRTGLAQLSRVATALWTVGAAVAPALPPTARSAAPSAAPSTTLATAPSGGPSARTAGPADSVRPVRVNRSTVRLDLGGALVSLHGPALIQLRAELRGTPAPSEAVPAAVATGPSPLDALAAHMPVAAELSALLRDTADTAAALITAGSSRHSGPAVAPAPAQAPVPTAPHRTSAPLAPKLPPAPKPTPAAQVWRTAVRVSPEAMPYLLDHCFFPQRPGWPDVADRWPVVPATTIVHHIMEAAEDAAPGLRAVAVHGARFDQWLTATPAVEVPVTAVPDGPGRLAVCFGPRARAVVELAARFPVPPPTPWRADPDSERAPEHTAAQLYAERWMFHGPAFQGVTELTAIGDMHVRGVLTTPSAPGALLDNVGQLLGYWIMATGTERTVVFPVQMRHMRFYGTHPRPGTDVDCLVRITSLTDTVLEADVQLVVAGEVWAELTGWQDRRFDNDPQTKPVERFPERNTLSQARPGGWSLLHERWPDLASRDLIMRNSLSGAERSEYERHAPRGRRQWLLGRIAAKDAVRQWLWDHGEGPVFPAEIRVRNDESGRPYVTGLHGRTLPRLDISLAHRAEAGVAIVRPHTPGPGPGIDIEEVVERDAQTLAVALGEDELRLLRARCATTGESEALWFTRFWAAKEAVAKAEGTGFDGRPRDFTVREATAGDAGDAGDTGDAGDAGDAGDAADTGNAGDRLVVSGRLERAYIVHCERTGNPPGLPDRDYVVAWTTGPRDQEESDR; encoded by the coding sequence ATGAACGACCTGACGGATCAAGCCGATCGGGACCAACTGAGCCGGGATCAACTGGGCCGGGATCAACTGGGCCGGGATCAACTGAGGGAGCGTCAACTTCCGTCTCCCGTCGCCATCGTGGGGATGGCGGTGCTGCTGCCCGGTGCCGCAGACCTCGACGCGTACTGGCGGAACCTGCTGGCGGGCACGGACGCCATCACCGACGTACCCGACGGGCGGTGGGACGCCGACTACTACCGCCCCGATTCCGCGAGCGGGCCGGCCGTCGCCGACCAGGTGTACTGCCGGCGCGGCGGCTTCGTCGACGAACTCGCCGACGTGGAGGTCACCCGGTTCGGGATCATGCCGAACTCGGTGCCCGGCACCGAACCCGACCAGCTCATCGCGCTGAACGTGGCCGCCGCCGCCCTCGCCGACGCGGGCGGCGAGGACCGGCTGCCCGACCGGCACCGCATCGGCGTCGTCCTCGGCCGGGGCGGCTACCTCACCCCCGGCCTGGTCCGCCTCGACCAGCGGGTCCGCACCGCCGGTCAACTCGTCCGTACGCTCGGCGAGTTGCTGCCCGACCTGGACGCCGGCCAACTCGACCGGGTCCGCGCGGCGTTCACCGAGCGACTCGGGCCCGACAGCCCCGAGTCGGCCATCGGCCTGGTGCCCAACCTCGCGGCCTCGCGCGTCGCCAACCGTCTCGACCTGCGCGGCCCCGCCTACACCGTGGACGCCGCCTGCGCGTCCTCGCTGGTCGCCGTCGACCAGGCGGTGCGCGAACTCGCCTCCGGACGCTGCGACTTGATGCTCGCCGGGGGAGTGCACCACTGCCACGACATCACCCTGTGGAGCGTCTTCTCCCAACTCCGCGCGCTCTCCCCGAGCCAGCGGATCCGCCCCTTCCACCGCGGCGCCGACGGCATCCTGATCGGCGAGGGCACCGGCGTGGTGGCACTCAAGCGACTGGCCGACGCCGAACGCGACGGCGACCGGATCTACGCGGTCATCCGGGGCACCGGCGTGGCGAGCGACGGCCGCGCCGCCGGTCTCGTCAACCCCGACCCCGGCGGCCAGGCCCACGCCGTACGCCAGGCCTGGCACGCCGCGGGCCTCGACCCCGCCCAGCCCGGATCCATCGGTCTCCTGGAGGCCCACGGCACCGCGACCCCGGCCGGTGACGCGGCCGAACTGGCCACCCTGGCCGAGGTGTTCGGTCCCGGCACGGACGGTGACCCCGCGGTGATCGGCTCGGTGAAGTCGATGATCGGCCACACCATGCCCGCCGCCGGAGTGGCCGGTCTGGTGAAGGCGGCCCTCGCCGTCCACCATGGGATGCTCCTGCCGACGCTCCACTGCGACGACCCGCACCCCGCGCTCGCGGCCACCCGGTTCCGTCCGCTGGAGACGGCGACGCCCTGGGAGACCGGTCCCGGGCGGCCGGTGCGCCGGGCAGCCGTCAACGCGTTCGGCTTCGGCGGGATCAACGCCCATGTCGTACTGGAGCAGGCGCCTGGCATACCGGCCACCCAGTACGCGACTACCGCTTCCCCGCCCCTGCCTGTGCCCGAGTCCCCATCCCTGCCTGTGCCCGTGCCCGAGTCCCCATCCCTGCCTGTGCCCGAGCCCGCGCCCCCGGCCCTTTCCGGGACTGCCGCGACCGCTTCCGTCGTCGAGTCGGAGCAGGTGCTCCTGCTCGCCGCCGACAGCCCCGAGGACCTCGCCGCACTGCTGGAGGCCGACGACTCGGCTCTCCTCGCGGCCGGTCTCGACACCGGCCGGACACATCCGGACGCGGGCCGAGCCCGGCTCGGCATCGTCGCCCCGACCGCCAAGCGGCTCGCCCTGGCCCGCCGGGCGGTCGCCAAGGGACGCGCCTGGCACGGCCGCAGCGACCTCTGGTTCACGCCGACTCCGCTGCTCGGCGGCGGCGGTGGGGACGAGAACACGAGCGGCAAGCTGGCCTTCGTCTTCCCGGGGCTCGAAGGCGACTTCGAGCCCCATGTCGACGACGTCGCCGCCCACTTCGGCCTTCCCCGCGTCCCGGGACCCACCCCGAACGCCGAGAAGGAGCGGGTCTCGGACGTGGGCCGGCACGGATTCGGTGTCGTCGGCGTCGGTCGGCTGCTCGACGGCGCGCTGCGCCGCATGGGCGTCGTCCCGGACGCGGTGGCCGGGCACAGCGTCGGCGAGTGGACGGCGATGGCGGCCGCCGGGATGTACGACGGGGCCGAAGTGAGCGACTTCATGGCGTCGTTCGACCCCGACGCGCTGACCGTCCCGGGCCTGTCCTTCGCCGCTCTCGGCGCCCCCGCCGGGCGCGTCCTGGAGGCCCTCGACGACGGGTGGACGGACGCCGGAATCGTCCTCTCCCACGACAACGCGCCGAACCAGTCGATGGTGTGCGGACCGCGGGACGCGGTGGAGGAGTTCGTACGCTCCTTCCGCGCCCGGGGCGTACTCAGCCAGGTGCTGCCCTTCCGGTCCGGCTTCCACACTCCGATGCTGAAGCCCTACCTCGCGCCCATCGAGGAAGCGGCGAACCAGTTCCGGCTGTATCCGCCGACCGTGCCCCTGTGGTCGGGAACGAGCGCGGCGCCGTTCCCCGTCGGCGAGGCCGCCGTACGCGAGCTGTTCGTCAGGCATCTGCTGGAGCCGGTCCGCTTCCAGCAGTTGATCGAGGCCATGTACGCGGCGGGCCATCGCGCCTTCGTCCAGGTCGGCACCGGGCAGCTCGGCTCACTCATCGGCGACACGCTGAACGGGCGCGACCACCTGGTCGTGGCGGCCAACTCGCCCCACCGCACCGGCCTCGCCCAGCTCAGCCGGGTGGCGACGGCGCTGTGGACCGTGGGCGCGGCGGTCGCTCCGGCGCTGCCGCCGACTGCCCGTTCCGCCGCTCCCTCCGCTGCTCCTTCCACCACACTTGCCACTGCTCCTTCCGGCGGTCCCTCCGCCCGTACCGCAGGGCCCGCCGACTCGGTGCGCCCCGTACGCGTGAACCGGTCGACCGTCCGCCTCGACCTCGGCGGAGCGCTCGTCTCGCTACACGGCCCGGCCCTCATACAACTGCGCGCCGAGCTGCGCGGCACACCGGCCCCGAGCGAAGCCGTCCCCGCGGCGGTCGCCACGGGCCCGTCGCCCCTGGACGCGCTCGCCGCGCACATGCCGGTCGCCGCCGAACTGAGCGCGCTGTTACGGGACACGGCCGACACGGCCGCCGCACTGATCACGGCAGGCAGCAGCCGTCACTCCGGCCCGGCCGTGGCGCCTGCTCCCGCTCAAGCCCCCGTTCCGACGGCTCCTCACCGCACATCCGCGCCCCTCGCCCCCAAGCTGCCCCCCGCCCCCAAGCCGACCCCCGCCGCCCAGGTATGGCGCACCGCCGTACGCGTATCCCCGGAAGCGATGCCGTACCTCCTCGACCACTGTTTCTTCCCGCAGCGGCCCGGCTGGCCCGATGTGGCCGACCGTTGGCCGGTCGTCCCCGCGACCACGATCGTTCACCACATCATGGAGGCGGCCGAGGACGCGGCCCCCGGCTTGCGGGCGGTCGCCGTGCACGGGGCCCGGTTCGACCAGTGGCTCACCGCCACACCGGCCGTCGAGGTACCGGTCACGGCCGTCCCCGACGGCCCCGGCCGCCTCGCGGTCTGCTTCGGACCGCGGGCACGTGCGGTGGTCGAGCTCGCGGCCCGCTTCCCGGTGCCACCCCCCACCCCGTGGCGAGCGGACCCCGACTCCGAACGAGCCCCCGAACACACCGCGGCCCAGCTCTACGCCGAGCGCTGGATGTTCCACGGACCCGCTTTCCAAGGGGTCACCGAACTCACCGCGATCGGCGACATGCACGTACGAGGCGTGCTCACCACGCCGTCGGCCCCCGGCGCCCTGCTCGACAACGTGGGCCAGCTCCTCGGCTACTGGATCATGGCGACCGGGACGGAACGGACCGTCGTGTTCCCCGTCCAGATGCGGCACATGCGGTTCTACGGGACGCACCCGCGCCCCGGGACCGACGTGGACTGCCTGGTGAGGATCACCTCCCTCACCGACACCGTCCTCGAAGCCGACGTCCAACTGGTCGTCGCGGGCGAGGTGTGGGCGGAGCTCACTGGCTGGCAGGACCGCCGTTTCGACAACGACCCGCAGACCAAGCCCGTAGAGCGGTTCCCCGAGCGCAACACCCTCTCGCAGGCGCGGCCCGGCGGCTGGTCCCTGCTCCATGAGCGCTGGCCGGACCTCGCCTCGCGTGACCTGATCATGCGCAACTCCCTCAGCGGCGCCGAGCGTTCGGAGTACGAGCGGCACGCTCCCCGGGGGCGCAGGCAGTGGCTGCTCGGCCGGATCGCCGCCAAGGACGCCGTACGGCAGTGGCTGTGGGACCACGGCGAAGGACCGGTCTTCCCGGCCGAGATCCGGGTGCGCAACGACGAGTCGGGCCGCCCGTACGTCACGGGGCTGCACGGCCGGACGCTGCCGCGGCTGGACATCTCGCTGGCCCACCGCGCGGAGGCCGGGGTCGCGATCGTACGGCCGCACACGCCCGGACCGGGGCCCGGCATCGACATCGAAGAGGTCGTCGAGCGGGACGCGCAGACCCTCGCCGTCGCCCTCGGCGAGGACGAGTTGCGGCTGCTGCGCGCCCGATGCGCCACCACCGGCGAATCGGAGGCGCTGTGGTTCACCCGGTTCTGGGCGGCCAAGGAAGCGGTCGCCAAGGCGGAGGGCACGGGCTTCGACGGACGGCCACGGGACTTCACCGTGCGCGAAGCGACGGCCGGGGATGCCGGAGATGCCGGAGATACCGGGGATGCCGGGGATGCCGGGGATGCCGGGGATGCTGCAGACACCGGAAACGCCGGGGACAGACTGGTGGTCTCGGGGCGCCTCGAACGCGCGTACATCGTGCACTGCGAGCGGACCGGCAACCCGCCGGGACTGCCGGACAGGGACTACGTCGTGGCCTGGACGACCGGCCCGAGGGACCAAGAGGAGAGCGATCGATGA